TCCAAACTTACTTTTGGGGATTTTTCTTGGCCGTGCTCGAACCAACGGCATTTGGATTTGTTGTTTGGCCCTGATTTGGCTGCGCGGGTGTTGCAGCAGGTTTCTTCTCCCCCTCGATTGGAGGCAGTAAATCGGCCGCAGACTGTTTGACCTTACCCTCTTTTTCCATTTCCTTCCGCACCAGACTCTTGCGAGTCGGTTGTTGCTTAATAATGAGGCCTTGTGTGATATTGCTTAAGAAAAACAGGGTTGCCAAAACAACGGTTGCTTTTGACAAGAAGGTTGCGGCACCGCGCCCTCCAAAAACGGTACCCATTCCAGCGCCCGCTCCACCAAAGGCACCCGACAAACCGCCCCCTTTGCTGGACTGAAGCAAAATAACGACCATCAGCAAAATAGACAAAATCACGTGAAATGCAATAATAACAGCGATCACTCGTTATCCTTCCATTTTTTGGTTTTATTACGTCTTTCTATGAAAAAAGTTCCCCGGCACGCACGATGGCTTCAAATGAATCTGCCTTTAAGCTGGCTCCTCCAACCAGGGCTCCGTCAATATCAGGCTGCCCCAGAAGCGATTCCGCATTATCGGGCTTGACGCTTCCTCCGTATTGAATCCGAACCTGTTCGGCTGTTTCGGAACCAAACTTTTTTGCAACAATCGAACGGATCAGCCGGTGAACGTCAACCGCCTGTTCCGGAGAAGCCGTCCGTCCGGTACCAATTGCCCAGATGGGTTCATAGGCAATAATCATTTTTTTTACATCGGCTGCCAGCAATTCAAATAAGCCCTCAATGACCTGCGAGGTAATAATCGATTCCGTTTCACCCTTTTCCCGCTGTTCCAGGGTTTCCCCCACACACATGATCGGTGTTAATTTGGATACAATGGCCTTTTTAACCTTTTTATTGACGATTTCACTTGTCTCGCCGAAGTATTTGCGCCGTTCGGAGTGTCCGATAATGACATAGCGCGTTCCCGTGGACAGGAGCATTGGGGCCGATACCTCTCCTGTATAGGCTCCCTTTTCCTCAAAATACATATTTTGAGCACCAAGGCCGATCCGTGTTCCCTTCAGCATATCGGCAACAGGCGCCAAAAATGGAAAGGGAGGGCAAACCACCACGTCTGATTTTTGAATATCGGAGAGACTGGATTTGAGTGCGCTGACCAGCGCAAGCCCCTCCTGCAGCGTAAGGTTCATCTTCCAGTTACCGGCCACTATCTTTTTTCGCATATTCAATTTATTCCTTATCCGTTAATGCTTCAAGTCCGGGCAGTTTGTACCCGCTTAAAAGCTCCAATGATGCTCCGCCGCCTGTAGAAATGTGCGTGATTTTCTCTTCCAATCCGGCTTTGCTTACGGCTGCAACCGAGTCTCCGCCCCCCACAATGGTAACGGCTCCTCTCTCGGTGGCCTTTGCCAGTGCTTCCGCAACGGCATCCGTTCCCTTCGCAAAGGCGTCAATTTCAAAGATGCCCATCGGCCCGTTCCAGACCACGGTTTTGGCAGAGACAATTTTCTCTTCAAATTGGGCGATTGTTTCCGGGCCGATGTCAACCCCTGCCATATCGGAGGGAATGTTGTCAACCGGCACGATCTTCGTCTGCGCAGCAGGATCAATCTTGTCGGCAACAACAACATCTACCGGCAACAAAAAATTGAGTTTTCTTGAGCGGACGTCAGAGAGAATTTCCTTCGCCAATTCCAGTTTGTCGGCTTCCAGGATGGATTTTCCGATCTCCAATCCCTGGGCCTTGTAAAAAGTAAAGGCCATTCCGCCCCCGATCAGCAGGGCGTCAACCTTATTGAGCAAATTTTGGATTACATCGATTTTGCCGGAAATTTTTGCCCCGCCGATAATTGCCACAAAGGGCCGTACCGGCGCTTCAATGGCTTTGGCCAGATATTCAATTTCCTTTTCCATCAAAAATCCCGCTACACAGGGAGAAATAAAATGGGTCACCCCTTCGGTTGAAGCGTGTGCCCGATGCGCCGTTCCAAACGCATCATTGACGTACACATCACCCAGAGCCGCCAATTTTTTGGCGAATTCGGGATCATTTTTCTCCTCTTCCGCGTGAAAACGGAGGTTTTCCAAAAGAATGATTTCTCCCGGTTTAAGGGAAGCAACGGCTCGTTCAACCGTTTCCCCGATACAATCGTTTACAAACCGAACCGGTTTATTTAACAAATGACTCAGATGATCGGCAACCGGTTGAAGGCTCATCGAAGGAATCACCTTTCCCTTGGGCCGCCCCAAATGTGACATCAGAATGAGTTTTGCCCCGCGTTCCAGAGCATACCGAATTGTTGGCAGGGCCTTTTGAATTCGGGTATCATTTGTAATGTGCCCCTGGTCATCCAGAGGCACATTAAAATCAACCCGCATCAGAACCCGTTTATCTTTTAAATCCACATCACGAATGGACATTTTATTCATGATTTTCTCCCATCGGATTAAGATT
Above is a genomic segment from Calditrichota bacterium containing:
- the secG gene encoding preprotein translocase subunit SecG; amino-acid sequence: MIAVIIAFHVILSILLMVVILLQSSKGGGLSGAFGGAGAGMGTVFGGRGAATFLSKATVVLATLFFLSNITQGLIIKQQPTRKSLVRKEMEKEGKVKQSAADLLPPIEGEKKPAATPAQPNQGQTTNPNAVGSSTAKKNPQK
- a CDS encoding phosphoglycerate kinase — translated: MNKMSIRDVDLKDKRVLMRVDFNVPLDDQGHITNDTRIQKALPTIRYALERGAKLILMSHLGRPKGKVIPSMSLQPVADHLSHLLNKPVRFVNDCIGETVERAVASLKPGEIILLENLRFHAEEEKNDPEFAKKLAALGDVYVNDAFGTAHRAHASTEGVTHFISPCVAGFLMEKEIEYLAKAIEAPVRPFVAIIGGAKISGKIDVIQNLLNKVDALLIGGGMAFTFYKAQGLEIGKSILEADKLELAKEILSDVRSRKLNFLLPVDVVVADKIDPAAQTKIVPVDNIPSDMAGVDIGPETIAQFEEKIVSAKTVVWNGPMGIFEIDAFAKGTDAVAEALAKATERGAVTIVGGGDSVAAVSKAGLEEKITHISTGGGASLELLSGYKLPGLEALTDKE
- a CDS encoding triose-phosphate isomerase, encoding MRKKIVAGNWKMNLTLQEGLALVSALKSSLSDIQKSDVVVCPPFPFLAPVADMLKGTRIGLGAQNMYFEEKGAYTGEVSAPMLLSTGTRYVIIGHSERRKYFGETSEIVNKKVKKAIVSKLTPIMCVGETLEQREKGETESIITSQVIEGLFELLAADVKKMIIAYEPIWAIGTGRTASPEQAVDVHRLIRSIVAKKFGSETAEQVRIQYGGSVKPDNAESLLGQPDIDGALVGGASLKADSFEAIVRAGELFS